A single genomic interval of Sphingobium sp. EM0848 harbors:
- a CDS encoding 23S rRNA (adenine(2030)-N(6))-methyltransferase RlmJ — protein MNYRHSFHAGNSADVVKHSLLIALVRALQHKKGALTLIDTHAGCGLYDLGGDEAQRTGEAAGGVLRAFADPNPLLDDYRAAVQAVNVGDEPLFYPGSPRFLAQLLRPQDVLILNEKHPKDAYTLRGVMRGTSAAVHERDAYELWLAMVPPRTARGVVVVDPPFEQPDERARITATLAVAHRKWAHGVTVIWYPLKDRATHWQWKAQLRKLGIPKLLVVEHWLYDSEQPGIYNGAGLYIVNPPYAFTQALPSLLEALRAALAPEGHKGEIISGWLGD, from the coding sequence ATGAATTATCGCCATTCCTTCCATGCTGGCAACAGCGCCGACGTCGTGAAGCACAGCCTGCTGATTGCCTTGGTGCGGGCCTTGCAGCACAAGAAGGGCGCGCTGACTCTGATCGACACCCATGCCGGCTGCGGACTGTACGACCTTGGCGGTGACGAAGCTCAACGCACCGGCGAGGCCGCGGGGGGCGTGCTGCGGGCCTTTGCCGACCCGAACCCCTTGCTGGATGATTACCGCGCCGCCGTACAAGCGGTGAATGTGGGTGACGAACCGCTCTTTTACCCCGGCTCACCGCGGTTTCTGGCGCAGCTTTTGCGCCCGCAGGATGTCCTGATCCTCAACGAAAAGCACCCGAAGGACGCCTATACCCTGCGTGGCGTGATGCGGGGCACCAGCGCGGCCGTGCACGAACGCGACGCCTACGAGCTTTGGCTGGCTATGGTGCCGCCCCGCACCGCGCGCGGGGTGGTAGTGGTCGACCCGCCCTTCGAGCAACCGGACGAACGCGCGCGCATCACCGCCACCCTAGCCGTCGCTCACCGCAAATGGGCGCATGGCGTGACGGTGATCTGGTATCCGCTGAAAGACCGGGCCACGCATTGGCAGTGGAAGGCGCAGTTGCGCAAGCTCGGCATCCCGAAATTGCTGGTGGTGGAGCATTGGCTATATGATAGCGAGCAGCCCGGCATCTATAACGGCGCGGGCCTCTATATCGTCAATCCGCCCTACGCATTCACACAGGCGCTGCCGTCCCTGCTAGAAGCTTTGCGCGCGGCGTTGGCACCCGAAGGGCATAAAGGCGAGATCATATCCGGTTGGCTGGGAGATTAA
- a CDS encoding SulP family inorganic anion transporter — MHPDGRLIAFTPKLITVLHEGYSIDRMRRDCVAGLTVAIVALPLAMALAIASGASPDKGLVTAVIAGFLISALGGSRVQVGGPTGAFVVVVFGVIAQHGYDGLLLATLMAGLMLIVAGYSGLGSLVRFIPQPVVTGFTAGIAVIIASSQVKDFLGLSMSHVPADFLPKWGAYFAALDSIRIVTLAVGAGSLALIIALRKWAPRLPGFLIAVASAGAAVALFHLPVETIGSRFPDLPTGLPAPALPDLSLAKLQSVVPSAFTIAFLAGVEALLSAVVADGMIGSRHRSNQELVGQGIANIASALFGGLPATGAIARTATNIKAGAITPMAGMMHALFLLLFILFASDLMAYVPLAALAAILFMVAWGMSEHHRFIQLLRMPNGDRSLLLLTFGLTVLVDLTVAIGVGVTLASLLFMMRMSQTVEIANDSGNGALSSEEEGEDIHQRDALPPGVEVFRIEGPVFFGVANELLDTLRRIGPPPKVIILRMRRVPLLDASGVTTIEEIVRQAASAGTQIIVSGIQAQPMAMLKRVSLGPADRRVIISDDFPEALRVARAIAGAPTAAAEKLN; from the coding sequence ATGCATCCTGATGGGCGACTGATCGCTTTCACGCCGAAGCTGATCACGGTCCTGCACGAGGGCTATTCGATCGACCGGATGCGGCGCGATTGCGTTGCCGGCCTCACGGTCGCAATCGTCGCGCTGCCCTTGGCCATGGCGTTGGCAATCGCGAGCGGCGCCTCTCCCGACAAGGGACTGGTCACCGCTGTCATAGCCGGTTTCCTGATTTCAGCCCTTGGCGGTTCGCGAGTCCAGGTCGGTGGGCCGACCGGCGCCTTCGTCGTCGTCGTTTTCGGTGTCATTGCACAGCACGGCTATGACGGCCTGCTCCTTGCGACCCTGATGGCGGGCCTCATGCTGATCGTCGCCGGATATTCAGGCCTGGGCAGCCTCGTGCGCTTCATTCCCCAGCCGGTGGTCACGGGTTTCACGGCGGGCATCGCGGTCATCATCGCGTCGAGCCAGGTGAAGGATTTTCTCGGCCTGTCGATGAGCCATGTGCCAGCCGACTTCCTGCCCAAATGGGGAGCCTATTTCGCTGCGCTCGACAGCATCCGGATCGTCACTCTGGCGGTGGGCGCAGGGTCGCTGGCGCTGATCATCGCCCTTCGCAAATGGGCGCCACGGTTGCCGGGCTTCCTGATCGCCGTTGCATCGGCAGGAGCGGCAGTCGCACTCTTCCATCTCCCCGTCGAAACGATCGGGTCGCGTTTCCCTGACCTGCCCACCGGCCTTCCCGCTCCGGCGTTGCCGGACCTTTCCCTCGCCAAGCTCCAATCGGTCGTTCCGTCCGCATTCACCATCGCCTTTCTCGCCGGGGTCGAAGCGCTCCTCTCCGCCGTCGTGGCCGATGGCATGATCGGTTCACGGCACCGGTCCAATCAGGAACTCGTAGGTCAGGGGATAGCGAACATCGCGTCGGCACTGTTCGGCGGCCTGCCTGCGACGGGGGCCATTGCCCGCACTGCGACCAACATCAAGGCCGGCGCGATCACGCCCATGGCCGGCATGATGCATGCGCTGTTTCTGCTCCTGTTCATCCTGTTCGCCTCGGATCTCATGGCCTATGTGCCGCTGGCGGCGCTTGCGGCCATCCTGTTCATGGTTGCCTGGGGCATGAGCGAACATCATCGCTTCATCCAGTTGCTACGCATGCCCAATGGCGATCGCAGCCTGTTGCTCTTGACTTTTGGCCTGACCGTTCTGGTCGATCTCACGGTTGCCATCGGCGTCGGCGTGACGCTCGCCTCGCTGCTCTTCATGATGCGCATGAGCCAAACGGTGGAGATTGCAAACGACAGCGGCAACGGCGCGCTATCGTCCGAGGAGGAAGGGGAAGATATCCACCAGCGCGATGCGCTTCCCCCAGGGGTCGAAGTATTCCGTATCGAAGGACCGGTTTTCTTTGGCGTCGCGAACGAATTGCTCGACACGCTACGACGGATCGGGCCTCCGCCAAAAGTCATTATTCTTCGCATGCGGCGTGTGCCCCTCCTCGATGCGAGCGGCGTGACGACGATCGAGGAAATCGTCCGGCAAGCGGCATCCGCTGGCACGCAGATCATAGTCTCAGGCATCCAGGCGCAGCCCATGGCGATGCTAAAGCGGGTTTCACTGGGTCCGGCGGACCGGCGTGTGATCATCAGCGATGATTTTCCTGAGGCCCTGCGCGTTGCAAGAGCGATCGCCGGTGCTCCAACGGCTGCGGCCGAAAAGCTAAACTGA
- a CDS encoding alkylphosphonate utilization protein has protein sequence MNPTNDDHVYDEASGEWISAEEAAAKAQEAGQVEVRDSAGNLLADGDSVITIKDLKVKGAGQTLRKGTVIKSIRLTGDEQEIDCRYEGIKGLVLRAEFVRKH, from the coding sequence ATGAACCCAACGAACGACGACCATGTCTATGATGAAGCTTCGGGTGAGTGGATCTCCGCGGAAGAGGCTGCCGCGAAGGCCCAGGAGGCTGGCCAAGTCGAAGTACGTGATTCCGCCGGCAACCTTCTGGCGGACGGCGATAGCGTCATCACGATCAAGGACCTGAAGGTCAAAGGCGCCGGCCAGACGCTGCGTAAGGGTACCGTGATCAAATCGATCAGGCTCACCGGTGACGAACAGGAAATTGATTGCCGCTATGAAGGCATCAAAGGCCTGGTCCTTCGGGCCGAATTCGTGCGCAAGCACTGA
- a CDS encoding FABP family protein — protein MNPFPHDIFTEPTGVDPDTLANLGPLARFAGRWEAHKGIDINPKADAPERRVFIERVSFDAIDPQTNGPQLFYGLRYHTHITTKEEDITFHDQVGYWLWEPATGLILQTLAIPRGQVALAAGQAKAGDDNLSLVATRGQTQDGICSTAFLEYGFRTDAYRIDIRFDGNDSWSYDIRTTLIVHGRSEPFDHHDTNTLRRVAPGKPNPLKQILDRRAKPR, from the coding sequence ATGAACCCGTTTCCTCACGATATTTTTACCGAGCCGACCGGCGTCGATCCTGACACGCTCGCCAATCTGGGGCCACTTGCGAGGTTTGCCGGTCGCTGGGAGGCCCATAAGGGCATCGATATCAACCCGAAAGCCGACGCTCCCGAGCGGCGTGTGTTCATTGAGCGTGTTTCGTTCGACGCGATCGATCCGCAAACCAACGGCCCGCAGCTTTTCTACGGCCTGCGATACCACACCCATATCACGACCAAGGAAGAGGACATCACCTTTCACGATCAGGTCGGTTACTGGCTCTGGGAACCGGCGACCGGACTGATCCTGCAGACATTGGCGATTCCACGTGGGCAAGTCGCGCTGGCCGCAGGCCAAGCCAAGGCTGGCGACGATAATCTATCGCTGGTCGCGACACGCGGACAGACGCAGGATGGGATATGCTCGACCGCCTTCCTCGAATATGGTTTTCGAACGGATGCATACCGGATCGATATCCGCTTCGATGGCAACGATAGCTGGAGCTATGATATCCGCACCACTCTTATCGTCCACGGCAGGTCTGAGCCGTTCGACCATCACGATACGAATACCCTCAGGCGTGTGGCGCCGGGCAAACCCAATCCTCTCAAGCAGATTCTGGACCGACGGGCGAAACCGCGCTGA
- a CDS encoding CcdB family protein, with protein sequence MAKFDVYRQKLGGCHVFDCQADLLNDLNTRLVVPLLPIGEAPKAAIRLNPIFDVEGERLVMVTQFAASVPVRELGEVVQSLSPKQDAISAALDMLIVGF encoded by the coding sequence ATGGCCAAGTTTGATGTGTATCGGCAGAAGCTGGGCGGATGCCATGTGTTCGATTGCCAGGCCGACCTTTTGAATGATCTTAATACGCGTCTGGTCGTGCCGCTTCTGCCGATCGGTGAGGCACCCAAAGCAGCCATCCGCTTGAACCCAATTTTTGATGTGGAGGGTGAACGGCTGGTGATGGTGACGCAGTTCGCTGCCAGCGTTCCGGTTCGTGAATTGGGCGAGGTCGTACAATCCCTCAGCCCGAAGCAGGATGCCATCAGCGCCGCGCTGGATATGTTGATCGTCGGCTTTTGA
- a CDS encoding LysR family transcriptional regulator ArgP, producing MLDYPALAAVATVVREGSFERAAERLGITPSAVSQRVKALEERLGTILIVRGQPCSATDLGRRLCAHVDQVQLLEADLAPSLSLTASGSEAPVTLKVAVNSDSIATWFPEAAADFARNTGFLLEFIIEDEAHTADRLRSGEVVAAVSADPGAVQGCRTIELGGLEYQACSSPDFVARHFPNGVTEEALRQAPCLRFERRDGLQARWAQEKHGIELDAPMHLVPSTFGFLNFALEGMAWGMHPVMLSRPRIEQGLLAELTPGTSLQVKLYWTVTRLHASALKTLTDAVRRIARLRLTQSG from the coding sequence ATGCTTGATTATCCCGCCCTTGCCGCCGTTGCGACCGTCGTGCGGGAAGGCAGCTTCGAGCGAGCGGCCGAACGGCTGGGCATCACGCCTTCGGCGGTGTCCCAGCGTGTGAAGGCGCTGGAGGAACGGCTGGGCACCATCCTGATTGTCCGGGGGCAACCCTGCTCCGCGACCGACCTTGGCAGGCGCCTCTGCGCGCATGTCGATCAGGTCCAGCTTCTGGAGGCCGATCTGGCCCCATCGCTGTCGCTTACGGCGAGTGGGTCTGAAGCGCCCGTCACGCTCAAGGTCGCCGTCAATTCGGACAGCATCGCGACCTGGTTTCCCGAGGCGGCGGCCGACTTCGCCCGCAATACCGGCTTTCTGCTCGAATTCATCATTGAGGACGAGGCGCACACCGCCGACCGGCTTCGATCCGGGGAGGTGGTCGCGGCTGTTTCGGCGGACCCTGGCGCAGTGCAGGGGTGCAGAACGATCGAACTGGGCGGCCTGGAATACCAGGCCTGCTCCAGTCCGGATTTCGTCGCCCGCCATTTTCCAAACGGGGTGACCGAAGAGGCGCTGCGCCAGGCGCCCTGTCTGCGCTTCGAACGAAGGGACGGGCTGCAGGCGCGATGGGCGCAGGAGAAGCACGGAATCGAACTGGACGCGCCGATGCACTTGGTGCCTTCGACCTTCGGCTTTCTCAATTTCGCGCTCGAGGGCATGGCCTGGGGAATGCACCCTGTCATGCTGTCGCGTCCGCGCATTGAGCAGGGCCTGCTGGCTGAGCTGACCCCCGGCACGTCGCTTCAGGTCAAGCTCTACTGGACGGTCACGAGGCTTCATGCCTCGGCGTTGAAGACGCTGACGGATGCGGTTCGACGCATAGCTAGATTGAGGCTAACTCAGTCAGGCTGA
- a CDS encoding type II toxin-antitoxin system CcdA family antitoxin, translating into MGRHEYDLATQARKPTNVSLDIALVAEAKRLGINISRACEVGLTEQIAKERGRLWKEENASALESSNSYVDRRGLPLGQYRRF; encoded by the coding sequence ATGGGCAGGCACGAGTATGATTTGGCGACGCAGGCTCGCAAGCCGACTAATGTGTCGCTGGATATAGCGCTTGTGGCTGAAGCAAAGCGGCTGGGCATCAATATTTCCCGCGCTTGTGAGGTCGGACTGACCGAGCAGATCGCCAAAGAACGTGGCCGCCTTTGGAAAGAGGAAAATGCGTCTGCGCTGGAAAGCTCGAACAGCTATGTGGATCGTCGGGGTCTGCCCTTGGGCCAGTATCGTCGGTTTTAA
- a CDS encoding DUF1778 domain-containing protein, translating to MPRTTASSETPLQAVNLRVRMDTQSLIDRAANMLGRTRSDFMIAASKQAAEDAILDQRVISVSPEAYSEFLDMLDRPAQANEQLRKTMQTPAPWESQ from the coding sequence ATGCCACGTACAACAGCTTCCTCGGAAACGCCGCTCCAGGCCGTCAATCTGCGTGTTCGAATGGACACGCAGTCCCTGATTGATCGTGCGGCGAATATGCTTGGCCGTACGCGCTCCGATTTCATGATTGCTGCGTCCAAGCAGGCGGCCGAAGATGCCATCCTCGATCAACGTGTTATTTCGGTGTCGCCGGAAGCATATAGCGAGTTTTTGGATATGCTCGATCGCCCCGCGCAAGCGAATGAACAGCTGCGCAAGACGATGCAAACGCCCGCACCTTGGGAGTCCCAGTGA
- a CDS encoding LysE/ArgO family amino acid transporter, whose product MMKRYFIRIRRTSFPESDEQAIGCLMTNALPTFLTGFAMSAALIMAIGAQNLFVLRQGLKREHVGPIVLFCGSADAILIASGVSGVGALLGAMPQLTFALTIGGALFLSWYGLRAFQRAMAPEAMPVMAQGGITLGRALGATAAFTFLNPHVYLDTVLLMGAAGSAHPAALRPVFVAGAASASIVWFTALGYGARMLTPLFARPAAWRVLDAIVAIVMLTLAASLITRAVQ is encoded by the coding sequence ATGATGAAGCGCTACTTCATCAGGATTAGAAGAACAAGTTTTCCTGAATCAGATGAACAGGCCATAGGCTGCCTGATGACGAACGCTCTTCCCACTTTCCTCACCGGCTTTGCGATGTCGGCGGCACTGATCATGGCGATCGGTGCGCAAAATCTCTTCGTCCTACGACAGGGGCTGAAACGCGAGCATGTGGGGCCGATCGTGCTGTTCTGCGGGAGCGCGGACGCAATCCTGATCGCATCAGGCGTCAGCGGCGTCGGCGCGCTGCTGGGTGCCATGCCGCAGTTGACCTTCGCCCTTACGATCGGCGGCGCGCTGTTCCTAAGCTGGTACGGTCTCAGGGCCTTCCAGCGCGCGATGGCGCCTGAGGCGATGCCGGTGATGGCGCAGGGCGGGATCACGCTCGGCCGTGCCCTCGGCGCCACCGCCGCCTTCACCTTCCTCAACCCGCACGTTTATCTCGACACGGTGCTGCTGATGGGAGCGGCAGGTTCGGCCCATCCGGCGGCGCTGCGCCCCGTGTTCGTCGCCGGAGCTGCGAGCGCAAGCATCGTCTGGTTCACCGCCCTCGGCTACGGCGCGCGTATGCTGACGCCGCTGTTCGCCCGGCCAGCCGCATGGCGCGTGCTGGATGCGATCGTGGCGATCGTCATGCTGACGCTGGCGGCATCTCTCATCACAAGGGCGGTCCAATGA
- a CDS encoding GNAT family N-acetyltransferase, whose translation MTIVAPVPLDDGHLLDEFISGTASLDDWLRRRARANHESRASRTFVLCDDARVVAYYSLASSSIACTEAVGRLRRNMPDPIPVITLARLAIDQAKQGKGFGRALICDAGRRVIAAADLVGVRGMIVHAISEDAKQFYLRCGFLQSPTNEMTLMIPLSDLKAAA comes from the coding sequence GTGACGATCGTCGCTCCAGTGCCGCTTGATGATGGTCATCTGCTAGACGAATTCATATCCGGTACAGCTTCGCTGGACGATTGGCTCAGGCGCCGCGCGCGTGCCAATCATGAGAGCAGAGCAAGCAGGACTTTTGTCCTGTGCGATGACGCGCGTGTTGTCGCCTATTATTCGCTGGCGTCTAGTTCGATCGCCTGCACAGAGGCCGTAGGACGCCTCCGCCGAAATATGCCCGATCCTATTCCGGTTATAACCTTGGCTCGCCTGGCGATCGACCAAGCCAAGCAGGGCAAAGGCTTTGGAAGGGCTCTCATTTGCGATGCTGGCCGCCGGGTGATTGCCGCCGCCGATCTCGTTGGTGTCCGGGGGATGATAGTCCATGCAATCAGCGAAGATGCAAAGCAATTTTACCTGCGGTGCGGTTTCCTACAATCGCCTACCAACGAAATGACGCTCATGATTCCGCTCTCCGATTTGAAAGCGGCAGCTTGA
- a CDS encoding metallophosphoesterase, producing MALPSLLVIVQFLWSLPIALAAKVAVALLMLFASQFMLWSRLSSGSVFAPEFPRPIILLFNWAGGTILFLAALQLLLDVVMLGLWLGGSSAVVPLSVRWGMTAVAMILATVGVANAVRVPPVKDVGIAIPGLPAKFDGYTLLQLTDLHISRLFPASWTRHLVERANALDVDLIAITGDVIDGSLAMRREDVEPLRQLSARDGVHMSPGNHEYFLGYQEWMRHFTSMGMHILENAHVVLERMGHRLVLAGVTDRSAHATGMPPPDLAAALEAAPSGVPILLFDHQPGAARQAAARGVALQLSGHTHGGMMPGLDRLVALGNAGFVSGVYAVDGMTLYVNNGTGIWPGFAMRLGRPSELTRITLRRAS from the coding sequence ATGGCTCTGCCATCCCTGCTGGTCATCGTCCAATTCCTGTGGTCCCTGCCGATCGCGCTGGCTGCGAAGGTCGCCGTCGCGCTGCTGATGCTCTTTGCCTCGCAGTTCATGCTGTGGAGCCGCCTGTCCTCCGGATCAGTCTTTGCGCCCGAGTTCCCCCGTCCGATCATCCTCCTCTTCAACTGGGCGGGCGGGACGATCCTATTTCTGGCGGCGCTGCAGCTACTGCTGGATGTGGTAATGCTGGGCCTTTGGCTAGGCGGGTCAAGCGCGGTCGTTCCTCTTAGCGTCCGCTGGGGCATGACGGCAGTCGCCATGATCCTCGCGACCGTGGGGGTGGCAAACGCGGTGCGAGTCCCGCCGGTTAAGGACGTCGGCATCGCTATTCCCGGCCTTCCGGCAAAGTTCGACGGCTACACGCTCCTGCAGCTGACTGACCTGCATATCAGTCGCCTCTTTCCAGCCAGCTGGACGCGCCACCTTGTTGAGCGAGCCAATGCGCTGGATGTGGATCTGATCGCCATCACTGGCGACGTCATTGACGGCAGCCTCGCCATGCGCCGGGAGGATGTCGAGCCGCTGCGACAGCTGAGCGCACGGGACGGCGTACATATGAGCCCGGGCAATCATGAATATTTCCTAGGCTACCAAGAGTGGATGCGGCATTTCACGAGCATGGGCATGCATATCCTGGAGAACGCCCACGTGGTGCTTGAGCGGATGGGGCATCGACTTGTCCTCGCCGGCGTTACGGATCGCTCGGCGCATGCGACCGGCATGCCCCCGCCGGACCTCGCAGCCGCGCTGGAAGCTGCGCCCTCAGGCGTGCCGATCCTGCTCTTCGATCACCAGCCCGGCGCAGCGCGGCAGGCGGCCGCTCGCGGTGTGGCGCTGCAGTTGTCCGGTCATACCCATGGCGGCATGATGCCCGGCCTCGATCGGCTCGTTGCGCTTGGCAATGCGGGCTTTGTTTCGGGCGTCTATGCCGTAGACGGTATGACACTCTATGTGAACAACGGAACCGGTATCTGGCCCGGCTTCGCAATGCGACTGGGGCGTCCATCGGAGTTGACGCGCATAACGTTGCGCCGCGCCTCCTGA
- a CDS encoding helix-turn-helix domain-containing protein encodes MITSQQMRAARALLGIDQRQLAALASVSLPTIQRMEASDGQVRSVVETLVKVINALEAAGIEIIGENAPSNGAGRGVRLKDSTASRQPRRVPSVLFDQTAEDDAS; translated from the coding sequence ATGATCACGTCTCAACAAATGCGGGCCGCGCGAGCCTTGCTCGGTATCGATCAACGCCAACTCGCCGCACTGGCAAGCGTATCCCTGCCGACGATCCAGCGGATGGAAGCATCCGATGGGCAGGTGCGAAGCGTCGTTGAGACATTGGTGAAGGTGATCAATGCGCTCGAGGCGGCAGGGATCGAGATCATCGGGGAAAATGCCCCGAGCAATGGCGCAGGGCGCGGCGTCCGTCTCAAAGATTCCACTGCCAGCCGACAGCCCCGGCGCGTACCGTCGGTCCTGTTCGATCAAACGGCCGAAGACGATGCATCCTGA